The genomic stretch GAAAAGCACGGCGCACGACCATGTCGTGTTCGATGTCGTCGCCGCTAACGGCGCCCGGTCCCGCGTGATCTTCAACGACCCGCGCCGCTTCGGTTTCATGCTGTTTGCGGAAGGATCGCCGGAAACGCATCCGATGCTGGCCGGACTGGGCGTCGAGCCCACGGGCAACACGCTGGACGGCGTGCTGCTCGCCTCGTTGCTGAAAGGCCGCGGATCGCCGCTGAAGGCAGCGCTGCTTGACCAGAAGCTGATCGCGGGGCTTGGCAATATTTATGTGTCGGAGGCGCTTTGGCGCGCCGGCCTGTCGCCCCTGCGCGAGGCGGGCACCATCGCCAAGCCCGGCAAGAAGGCCAGACAACAAAGCGAACGCCTGGCCGAGGCGATCCGCTCGGTCATATCGGATGCCATCGCCGCCGGCGGGTCGTCGCTGCGCGACTACGTGCACACCGACGG from Mesorhizobium sp. 113-3-3 encodes the following:
- the mutM gene encoding bifunctional DNA-formamidopyrimidine glycosylase/DNA-(apurinic or apyrimidinic site) lyase, encoding MPELPEVETVRRGLQPVLEGARLAKVEARRPDLRFPFPERFSERLTGRTITALGRRAKYLTMHVQDGPVLICHLGMSGSFRIETDDDGGTPGVFHHERSKSTAHDHVVFDVVAANGARSRVIFNDPRRFGFMLFAEGSPETHPMLAGLGVEPTGNTLDGVLLASLLKGRGSPLKAALLDQKLIAGLGNIYVSEALWRAGLSPLREAGTIAKPGKKARQQSERLAEAIRSVISDAIAAGGSSLRDYVHTDGSLGYFQHSFAVYDREGEPCPKPGCGGHIERVVQSGRSTFYCRTCQS